The following proteins come from a genomic window of Diprion similis isolate iyDipSimi1 chromosome 8, iyDipSimi1.1, whole genome shotgun sequence:
- the LOC124409522 gene encoding PTB domain-containing adapter protein ced-6-like isoform X1: MKGFGLRGQGRLALLLSGIEHSQLVNQSFSCMFTSYTWLKVCIVSQLAGLVIIRVFQLPANKHSPIHFVEDQHCPYNMRNSTLLKWAQNSTNNKNQPGKNGAASSRNWIHSPDALQKGHIAYLVKYLGSTEVDQPKGIDVVKEATCKLKFNQQLRKSEGTKTPKVELTISIDGVAIQEPKTKTTPKRIMHQYPLHRISYCADDKGEKKFFSFIAKEEDAERHTCFVFVSDKLSEEITLTIGQAFDLAYRRFLETSDKDLGSQRRSMVLQHKIKRLEHENNIYRQRLQDIASIKGTADVTSYLSQHNLPDILHVPGAPMTPESSSSSINETTIPRMNGSLSKSSLSTTNSDSNGNTSNGIQQPPPVPPRSFEKSFDDDFMGSEPPAPTVGTKLEGLLMDEFEEDFNPRAHEGLTNGSTFNHQSNNNPILNGQVSSSQPLFFPQANGGASSPPLLAPPPKAKDSRRQNGIKEDLFGSVPFNPAPPSGAKTDINDPFEMGEFGASTAALNPSQQELENAIGLLDKRLLEMKDGFSRGLSIGTDDFSLESLDPLRN; this comes from the exons ATGAAAGGATTTGGCCTTCGTGGCCAAGGCCGACTGGCGTTGCTGCTCTCGGGCATTGAACACAGTCAGTTAGTCAATCAGTCGTTCAGTTGTATGTTTACCTCGTATACCTGGCTTAAGGTTTGTATTGTTAGCCAGCTAGCTGGTTTGGTGATCAT ACGTGTGTTTCAACTGCCGGCAAATAAACACTCGCCAATTCATTTCGTCGAGGATCAACATTGTCCGTATAACATGAGGAATTCCACTTTACTGAAATGGGCACAGAATTCTACCAACAACAAAAATCAACCAGGCAAAAATGGTG ccGCTTCATCCCGAAATTGGATACATTCGCCGGATGCTCTTCAAAAGGGTCACATCGCCTACTTAGTTAAG TATCTCGGGAGCACAGAAGTTGATCAACCCAAAGGTATCGATGTTGTTAAGGAGGCCACCTGCAAATTAAAGTTTAATCAGCAGTTGAGGAAAAGCGAGGGTACCAAAACGCCAAAAGTGGAACTAACCATCAGCATAGATGGCGTCGCTATTCAAGAACCCAAGACCAAGACGACACCAAAG CGTATCATGCATCAGTATCCACTTCATCGGATTTCGTATTGTGCCGACGACAAGGGGGAGAAGAAGTTTTTCAGCTTTATCGCTAAAGAGGAAGACGCCGAGAGACATACGTGTTTCGTTTTTGTAAGCGACAAATTGTCGGAGGAAATAACTTTGACAATTGGACAGGCCTTCGATCTTGCTTATAGGAGATTTTTGGAAACTTCGGATAAGGATTTGGGCAGTCAGAGACGCAGTATGGTACTGCAGCACAAAATAAAACGCTTAGAACACGAAAACAATATCTACAGACAGCGGTTGCAGGATATTGCTTCGATCAAGGGAACG GCCGACGTAACTTCTTATCTCTCCCAGCATAATTTACCTGACATTTTACACGTTCCGGGTGCACCAATGACTCCTGAAAGTTCCTCGTCGTCGATCAATGAGACTACCATACCCAGAATGAATGGTAGCTTGAGCAAATCTTCTCTGAGCACAACTAACAGCGACAGTAATGGAAATACTTCTAACGGTATACAACAGCCGCCACCCGTGCCACCaagaagttttgaaaaaagtttcgatgACGATTTCATGGG CAGCGAACCCCCAGCACCGACGGTCGGAACTAAGCTGGAAGGTCTACTGATGGATGAGTTCGAAGAAGATTTCAATCCAAGGGCTCACGAGGGATTGACGAATGGGTCAACTTTCAATCATCAGTCGAACAATAACCCGATTTTGAACGGACAGGTCTCTTCGTCGCAGCCACTTTTCTTCCCTCAGGCTAACGGAGGTGCGAGTTCTCCACCGTTGC TCGCTCCACCGCCAAAGGCTAAAGATTCTCGAAGACAGAACGGCATCAAAGAAGATCTTTTTGGCAGCGTTCCATTCAATCCAGCTCCGCCCAGCGGTGCAAAAACTGACATAAATGATCCGTTTGAAATGGGAGAGTTTGGGGCATCGACTGCAGCGTTAAATCCGAGTCAGCAGGAATTGGAGAATGCCATCGGACTTTTAGACAAAAGGCTTTTAGAAATGAAA gATGGATTTAGCAGAGGTCTTTCAATCGGAACTGATGACTTTTCATTGGAGAGTCTAGATCCGTTACGAAATTGA
- the LOC124409522 gene encoding PTB domain-containing engulfment adapter protein 1-like isoform X3 produces the protein MRNSTLLKWAQNSTNNKNQPGKNGAASSRNWIHSPDALQKGHIAYLVKYLGSTEVDQPKGIDVVKEATCKLKFNQQLRKSEGTKTPKVELTISIDGVAIQEPKTKTTPKRIMHQYPLHRISYCADDKGEKKFFSFIAKEEDAERHTCFVFVSDKLSEEITLTIGQAFDLAYRRFLETSDKDLGSQRRSMVLQHKIKRLEHENNIYRQRLQDIASIKGTADVTSYLSQHNLPDILHVPGAPMTPESSSSSINETTIPRMNGSLSKSSLSTTNSDSNGNTSNGIQQPPPVPPRSFEKSFDDDFMGSEPPAPTVGTKLEGLLMDEFEEDFNPRAHEGLTNGSTFNHQSNNNPILNGQVSSSQPLFFPQANGGASSPPLLAPPPKAKDSRRQNGIKEDLFGSVPFNPAPPSGAKTDINDPFEMGEFGASTAALNPSQQELENAIGLLDKRLLEMKDGFSRGLSIGTDDFSLESLDPLRN, from the exons ATGAGGAATTCCACTTTACTGAAATGGGCACAGAATTCTACCAACAACAAAAATCAACCAGGCAAAAATGGTG ccGCTTCATCCCGAAATTGGATACATTCGCCGGATGCTCTTCAAAAGGGTCACATCGCCTACTTAGTTAAG TATCTCGGGAGCACAGAAGTTGATCAACCCAAAGGTATCGATGTTGTTAAGGAGGCCACCTGCAAATTAAAGTTTAATCAGCAGTTGAGGAAAAGCGAGGGTACCAAAACGCCAAAAGTGGAACTAACCATCAGCATAGATGGCGTCGCTATTCAAGAACCCAAGACCAAGACGACACCAAAG CGTATCATGCATCAGTATCCACTTCATCGGATTTCGTATTGTGCCGACGACAAGGGGGAGAAGAAGTTTTTCAGCTTTATCGCTAAAGAGGAAGACGCCGAGAGACATACGTGTTTCGTTTTTGTAAGCGACAAATTGTCGGAGGAAATAACTTTGACAATTGGACAGGCCTTCGATCTTGCTTATAGGAGATTTTTGGAAACTTCGGATAAGGATTTGGGCAGTCAGAGACGCAGTATGGTACTGCAGCACAAAATAAAACGCTTAGAACACGAAAACAATATCTACAGACAGCGGTTGCAGGATATTGCTTCGATCAAGGGAACG GCCGACGTAACTTCTTATCTCTCCCAGCATAATTTACCTGACATTTTACACGTTCCGGGTGCACCAATGACTCCTGAAAGTTCCTCGTCGTCGATCAATGAGACTACCATACCCAGAATGAATGGTAGCTTGAGCAAATCTTCTCTGAGCACAACTAACAGCGACAGTAATGGAAATACTTCTAACGGTATACAACAGCCGCCACCCGTGCCACCaagaagttttgaaaaaagtttcgatgACGATTTCATGGG CAGCGAACCCCCAGCACCGACGGTCGGAACTAAGCTGGAAGGTCTACTGATGGATGAGTTCGAAGAAGATTTCAATCCAAGGGCTCACGAGGGATTGACGAATGGGTCAACTTTCAATCATCAGTCGAACAATAACCCGATTTTGAACGGACAGGTCTCTTCGTCGCAGCCACTTTTCTTCCCTCAGGCTAACGGAGGTGCGAGTTCTCCACCGTTGC TCGCTCCACCGCCAAAGGCTAAAGATTCTCGAAGACAGAACGGCATCAAAGAAGATCTTTTTGGCAGCGTTCCATTCAATCCAGCTCCGCCCAGCGGTGCAAAAACTGACATAAATGATCCGTTTGAAATGGGAGAGTTTGGGGCATCGACTGCAGCGTTAAATCCGAGTCAGCAGGAATTGGAGAATGCCATCGGACTTTTAGACAAAAGGCTTTTAGAAATGAAA gATGGATTTAGCAGAGGTCTTTCAATCGGAACTGATGACTTTTCATTGGAGAGTCTAGATCCGTTACGAAATTGA
- the LOC124409522 gene encoding PTB domain-containing adapter protein ced-6-like isoform X2 has translation MKGFGLRGQGRLALLLSGIEHSQLVNQSFSCMFTSYTWLKVCIVSQLAGLVIIRVFQLPANKHSPIHFVEDQHCPYNMRNSTLLKWAQNSTNNKNQPGKNGAASSRNWIHSPDALQKGHIAYLVKYLGSTEVDQPKGIDVVKEATCKLKFNQQLRKSEGTKTPKVELTISIDGVAIQEPKTKTTPKRIMHQYPLHRISYCADDKGEKKFFSFIAKEEDAERHTCFVFVSDKLSEEITLTIGQAFDLAYRRFLETSDKDLGSQRRSMVLQHKIKRLEHENNIYRQRLQDIASIKGTADVTSYLSQHNLPDILHVPGAPMTPESSSSSINETTIPRMNGSLSKSSLSTTNSDSNGNTSNGIQQPPPVPPRSFEKSFDDDFMGEPPAPTVGTKLEGLLMDEFEEDFNPRAHEGLTNGSTFNHQSNNNPILNGQVSSSQPLFFPQANGGASSPPLLAPPPKAKDSRRQNGIKEDLFGSVPFNPAPPSGAKTDINDPFEMGEFGASTAALNPSQQELENAIGLLDKRLLEMKDGFSRGLSIGTDDFSLESLDPLRN, from the exons ATGAAAGGATTTGGCCTTCGTGGCCAAGGCCGACTGGCGTTGCTGCTCTCGGGCATTGAACACAGTCAGTTAGTCAATCAGTCGTTCAGTTGTATGTTTACCTCGTATACCTGGCTTAAGGTTTGTATTGTTAGCCAGCTAGCTGGTTTGGTGATCAT ACGTGTGTTTCAACTGCCGGCAAATAAACACTCGCCAATTCATTTCGTCGAGGATCAACATTGTCCGTATAACATGAGGAATTCCACTTTACTGAAATGGGCACAGAATTCTACCAACAACAAAAATCAACCAGGCAAAAATGGTG ccGCTTCATCCCGAAATTGGATACATTCGCCGGATGCTCTTCAAAAGGGTCACATCGCCTACTTAGTTAAG TATCTCGGGAGCACAGAAGTTGATCAACCCAAAGGTATCGATGTTGTTAAGGAGGCCACCTGCAAATTAAAGTTTAATCAGCAGTTGAGGAAAAGCGAGGGTACCAAAACGCCAAAAGTGGAACTAACCATCAGCATAGATGGCGTCGCTATTCAAGAACCCAAGACCAAGACGACACCAAAG CGTATCATGCATCAGTATCCACTTCATCGGATTTCGTATTGTGCCGACGACAAGGGGGAGAAGAAGTTTTTCAGCTTTATCGCTAAAGAGGAAGACGCCGAGAGACATACGTGTTTCGTTTTTGTAAGCGACAAATTGTCGGAGGAAATAACTTTGACAATTGGACAGGCCTTCGATCTTGCTTATAGGAGATTTTTGGAAACTTCGGATAAGGATTTGGGCAGTCAGAGACGCAGTATGGTACTGCAGCACAAAATAAAACGCTTAGAACACGAAAACAATATCTACAGACAGCGGTTGCAGGATATTGCTTCGATCAAGGGAACG GCCGACGTAACTTCTTATCTCTCCCAGCATAATTTACCTGACATTTTACACGTTCCGGGTGCACCAATGACTCCTGAAAGTTCCTCGTCGTCGATCAATGAGACTACCATACCCAGAATGAATGGTAGCTTGAGCAAATCTTCTCTGAGCACAACTAACAGCGACAGTAATGGAAATACTTCTAACGGTATACAACAGCCGCCACCCGTGCCACCaagaagttttgaaaaaagtttcgatgACGATTTCATGGG CGAACCCCCAGCACCGACGGTCGGAACTAAGCTGGAAGGTCTACTGATGGATGAGTTCGAAGAAGATTTCAATCCAAGGGCTCACGAGGGATTGACGAATGGGTCAACTTTCAATCATCAGTCGAACAATAACCCGATTTTGAACGGACAGGTCTCTTCGTCGCAGCCACTTTTCTTCCCTCAGGCTAACGGAGGTGCGAGTTCTCCACCGTTGC TCGCTCCACCGCCAAAGGCTAAAGATTCTCGAAGACAGAACGGCATCAAAGAAGATCTTTTTGGCAGCGTTCCATTCAATCCAGCTCCGCCCAGCGGTGCAAAAACTGACATAAATGATCCGTTTGAAATGGGAGAGTTTGGGGCATCGACTGCAGCGTTAAATCCGAGTCAGCAGGAATTGGAGAATGCCATCGGACTTTTAGACAAAAGGCTTTTAGAAATGAAA gATGGATTTAGCAGAGGTCTTTCAATCGGAACTGATGACTTTTCATTGGAGAGTCTAGATCCGTTACGAAATTGA
- the LOC124408434 gene encoding uncharacterized protein LOC124408434: MLLLRYLNTFSVILIALLISLNICKSSQIIGCDPDLSTPTTADQSYEEYQQEFADEIDDVNDYMQMVADRLTKDGVVVVRAVRTTFNVPGTDDDLLTPDNLDQGASDCVSDQLKFKKGTASMQTTVSQDADAEFEIDPTMTGVIPSSFVEEKSPWKTENLPQHNPNEKVTP; the protein is encoded by the exons atgttgcTACTAAGGTATTTGAACACGTTTTCGGTCATACTAATTGCTCTGTTAATTTCTTTAAACATTTGTAAATCCTCGCAAATTATCGGCTGTGATCCTGACTTGTCAACGCCAACTACTGCCGATCAATCTTATGAAGAGTATCAACAAGAATTTGCGGATGAAATTGACGACGTAAATGACTACATGCAAATGGTGGCAGATCGGCTAACTAAAGAC GGTGTAGTTGTCGTTCGAGCTGTCAGGACCACATTTAATGTTCCGGGAACTGACGATGATTTGCTAACACCGGATAACTTAGATCAAGGAGCAAGTGACTGCGTATCCGACCaactaaaattcaaaaaa GGTACGGCTAGCATGCAGACTACCGTGTCTCAGGATGCTGACGCCGAATTTGAAATAGATCCAACGATGACCGGAGTAATACCCTCCAGTTttgtagaagaaaaatctcCTTGGAAAACTGAAAACTTGCCACAGCACAATCCaaatgaaaaagttactccctAG
- the LOC124409525 gene encoding ATP synthase subunit beta, mitochondrial, with the protein MMLSAVSKAASGALRVVKPALLQNEAAKVAGAVSVNNRQYAKAAASPKAATGSTGKVVAIIGAVVDVQFEDNLPPILNALEVQNRSPRLVLEVAQHLGENTVRTIAMDGTEGLVRGQAVQDSGYPIRIPVGAETLGRIINVIGEPIDERGPIPTDLRAAIHADAPEFVEMSVEQEILVTGIKVVDLLAPYAKGGKIGLFGGAGVGKTVLIMELINNVAKAHGGYSVFAGVGERTREGNDLYHEMIESGVISLKDKTSKVALVYGQMNEPPGARARVALTGLTVAEYFRDQEGQDVLLFIDNIFRFTQAGSEVSALLGRIPSAVGYQPTLATDMGTMQERITTTKKGSITSVQAIYVPADDLTDPAPATTFAHLDATTVLSRAIAELGIYPAVDPLDSTSRIMDPNIIGAEHYNIARNVQKILQDYKSLQDIIAILGMDELSEEDKLTVARARKIQRFLSQPFQVAEVFTGHAGKLVPLAETIKGFQKILAGEYDHLPEVAFYMVGPIEEVVAKAETLAKS; encoded by the exons ATGATGTTGAGTGCCGTATCGAAGGCAGCCTCCGGGGCTCTGAGGGTTGTAAAACCCGCCCTTCTGCAAAACGAAGCTGCTAAAGTCGCTGGGGCGGTTTCAGTAAACA ACCGGCAATATGCAAAAGCTGCGGCATCCCCCAAGGCAGCCACTGGATCAACCGGCAAGGTTGTTGCCATCATTGGTGCCGTTGTTGACGTACAGTTTGAGGACAACCTGCCACCAATCCTCAACGCCCTCGAAGTACAAAACCGTTCCCCCAGGCTAGTCCTTGAGGTTGCCCAGCACTTGGGAGAGAATACCGTTCGCACAATCGCCATGGACG GTACCGAAGGTCTTGTCCGTGGACAGGCAGTCCAGGACTCTGGATACCCAATCCGTATTCCAGTGGGTGCCGAAACTCTGGGACGTATTATTAACGTAATCGGTGAGCCGATCGACGAGCGTGGTCCGATTCCGACTGATCTGAGAGCAGCAATTCACGCCGATGCTCCAGAGTTCGTAGAAATGTCCGTAGAGCAAGAAATTCTTGTCACCGGTATCAAGGTCGTCGATCTTCTGGCCCCGTACGCTAAGGGAGGAAAAATTG GTCTCTTCGGAGGTGCCGGAGTAGGCAAGACTGTACTGATCATGGAGCTCATCAACAACGTAGCCAAGGCCCATGGTGGTTACTCCGTGTTTGCTGGTGTCGGTGAGCGTACCCGAGAGGGTAACGATCTTTACCACGAGATGATTGAGTCCGGTGTAATCTCGCTCAAGGACAAGACCTCCAAAGTAGCGCTGGTATACGGACAGATGAACGAGCCCCCTGGTGCTCGTGCCCGAGTTGCCCTCACCGGTTTGACTGTTGCCGAATATTTCCGTGACCAGGAAGGTCAGGACGTGCTGCTCTTCATTGACAACATTTTCAGGTTCACCCAGGCCGGTTCTGAG GTGTCTGCTCTTCTTGGTCGAATTCCATCAGCCGTAGGTTACCAGCCAACATTGGCAACAGACATGGGTACCATGCAGGAGCGTATCACCACCACCAAGAAGGGATCCATCACTTCTGTCCAGGCTATTTACGTGCCAGCTGACGATTTGACCGATCCCGCGCCAGCCACGACCTTCGCTCACTTGGACGCCACCACTGTGCTTTCCCGTGCCATTGCCGAGCTGG GTATCTATCCTGCCGTCGATCCCCTCGACTCCACTTCTCGTATCATGGACCCCAACATCATTGGAGCAGAGCACTACAACATCGCTCGTAACGTACAGAAGATCCTTCAGGACTACAAGTCCCTTCAGGATATTATTGCTATTTTGGGTATGGACGAGTTGTCGGAAGAGGACAAACTCACTGTCGCGAGAGCCCGTAAAATTCAGAGATTCCTCTCTCAGCCCTTCCAG GTCGCTGAAGTGTTCACTGGACACGCCGGAAAGCTCGTACCTTTGGCCGAAACGATCAAGGGTTTCCAGAAGATTTTGGCCGGAGAATACGACCACCTCCCAGAGGTTGCCTTCTATATGGTTGGACCAATTGAAGAGGTTGTCGCAAAGGCAGAAACACTCGCCAAATCATAA